A single region of the Cereibacter sphaeroides 2.4.1 genome encodes:
- a CDS encoding N-acetylmuramoyl-L-alanine amidase: MSLSPNCGPRREGARPDLVVIHYTAMASAEAARVRLCDPAAEVSAHWLVPERGEPLALVPEELRAWHAGAGSWGGVTDVNSRSIGIELANPGDRPFSEPQMAALERLLAGILARWRIPPARVIGHSDMAPERKCDPGPRFDWRRLARGGLSVWPSDGCPPAEAETFAASARAFGYPAVEAELLLAAVRLRFRPWARGPLTGEDAGVMADLAARYPVDGETSQA; this comes from the coding sequence GTGAGCCTCTCGCCCAATTGCGGGCCGCGGCGCGAGGGTGCGCGGCCCGATCTCGTGGTGATCCATTACACGGCCATGGCCAGCGCCGAGGCCGCCCGCGTCCGGCTCTGCGATCCGGCGGCGGAAGTCTCCGCCCACTGGCTGGTCCCGGAGCGGGGTGAGCCGCTGGCCCTGGTGCCGGAGGAGCTGCGCGCCTGGCACGCGGGGGCGGGGTCCTGGGGAGGCGTGACGGATGTCAACTCGCGCTCGATCGGGATCGAGCTCGCCAATCCCGGCGACAGGCCCTTTTCCGAGCCGCAGATGGCGGCGCTGGAGCGGCTGCTGGCGGGGATCCTCGCACGGTGGCGGATCCCGCCCGCGCGGGTGATCGGCCATTCCGACATGGCGCCGGAGCGGAAATGCGATCCGGGACCGCGCTTCGACTGGCGCCGTCTGGCCCGCGGCGGGCTCTCGGTCTGGCCCTCGGACGGCTGTCCGCCTGCGGAGGCGGAGACCTTTGCCGCTTCGGCCCGCGCCTTCGGCTATCCCGCCGTGGAGGCGGAGCTTCTGCTCGCGGCGGTCCGCCTGCGGTTCCGGCCCTGGGCGCGGGGGCCGCTCACGGGCGAGGACGCGGGGGTGATGGCCGATCTTGCGGCGCGCTATCCGGTTGACGGAGAGACGTCCCAAGCGTAA
- the gatA gene encoding Asp-tRNA(Asn)/Glu-tRNA(Gln) amidotransferase subunit GatA: protein MNANELTIADARDALAKGELSAVDLTMACLTAIDAGTPLNAFVHATPEIALDQARAADARRGAGAGALNGIPLGIKDLFCTRGVASQAASNILKGFKPEYESTVTSKLFEAGAVMLGKLNMDEFAMGSSNETSCYGDAVNPWKVDDRRLTPGGSSGGSAAAVAADLCLAATGTDTGGSIRQPAAFTGIVGIKPTYGRVSRWGIVAFASSLDQAGPMTKSVRDAAILLGAMAGHDPKDSTSADIPVPDFEAALTGDIRGRKIGIPREYRMEGMPAEIEALWARGREMLADAGAEIVDISLPHTKYALPAYYVIAPAEASSNLARYDGVRYGHRARLGQGDGIVDMYEKTRAEGFGKEVQRRVMIGTYVLSAGFYDAYYNRARKVRALIKRDFDEAFAAGVDAILTPATPSSAFGLGEMADADPVAMYLNDVFTVTVNLAGLPGISVPVGLDAKGLPLGLQLIGRPWDEAGLLNHAHVLERAAGFVEKPRKWW from the coding sequence ATGAACGCGAACGAACTGACGATCGCCGACGCCCGCGACGCGCTGGCCAAGGGCGAGCTCTCGGCGGTGGACCTGACCATGGCCTGCCTCACGGCCATCGATGCGGGCACGCCGCTCAATGCCTTCGTCCATGCGACGCCCGAGATCGCGCTCGATCAGGCGCGGGCGGCGGATGCGCGCCGGGGCGCCGGGGCGGGCGCGCTGAACGGCATCCCGCTCGGGATCAAGGATCTCTTCTGCACCAGGGGCGTGGCCTCGCAGGCGGCCTCGAACATCCTCAAGGGCTTCAAGCCGGAATATGAATCGACCGTCACCTCGAAGCTGTTCGAGGCGGGGGCGGTGATGCTCGGCAAGCTCAACATGGACGAGTTCGCCATGGGCTCGTCGAACGAGACCTCCTGCTACGGCGACGCGGTCAACCCCTGGAAGGTGGACGACCGCAGGCTGACGCCCGGCGGCTCGTCGGGCGGCTCGGCCGCGGCGGTGGCGGCGGATCTCTGCCTCGCAGCCACGGGCACCGACACCGGCGGCTCGATCCGGCAGCCGGCCGCCTTCACCGGCATCGTGGGGATCAAGCCCACCTACGGGCGCGTCTCGCGCTGGGGGATCGTGGCCTTCGCCTCGTCGCTGGATCAGGCGGGGCCGATGACCAAGAGCGTGCGCGATGCGGCGATCCTGCTCGGCGCCATGGCCGGGCACGATCCGAAGGATTCGACCAGCGCCGACATTCCGGTGCCGGATTTCGAGGCGGCGCTGACGGGCGACATCCGTGGCAGGAAGATCGGCATCCCGCGCGAATATCGCATGGAGGGCATGCCCGCCGAGATCGAGGCGCTCTGGGCTCGGGGCCGCGAGATGCTGGCCGATGCGGGCGCCGAGATCGTCGACATCTCGCTGCCCCACACGAAATATGCGCTCCCTGCCTATTACGTCATCGCGCCGGCCGAGGCCTCGTCGAACCTCGCCCGCTACGACGGGGTGCGCTACGGCCACCGCGCGCGGCTCGGGCAGGGCGACGGCATCGTCGACATGTACGAGAAGACCCGCGCCGAAGGCTTCGGCAAGGAGGTCCAGCGCCGGGTGATGATCGGCACCTATGTGCTCTCGGCGGGCTTCTACGACGCCTATTACAACCGGGCGCGCAAGGTGCGGGCGCTGATCAAGCGCGACTTCGACGAGGCCTTCGCGGCCGGGGTCGATGCGATCCTGACGCCCGCCACGCCCTCCTCGGCCTTCGGGCTAGGCGAGATGGCCGATGCCGATCCGGTGGCCATGTATCTCAACGACGTCTTCACCGTGACGGTGAACCTCGCGGGGCTGCCGGGCATCTCGGTGCCGGTGGGTCTCGACGCCAAGGGACTGCCGCTCGGGCTTCAGCTCATCGGCCGTCCGTGGGACGAGGCGGGGCTCCTCAATCACGCCCATGTGCTCGAACGGGCGGCGGGCTTTGTGGAAAAACCCCGGAAATGGTGGTAA
- a CDS encoding ABC transporter ATP-binding protein — protein sequence MFDDRPSPRTDTLLEVNNIEVIYNHVILVLKGVSLQVPKGGVTALLGGNGAGKTTTLKAISNLLRSERGEVTKGAILYRGERVQDLDPATLVRRGVIQVMEGRHCFEHLTVEENLLTGAYTRKDGRAAVMEDLEMVYTYFPRLRERRKSQAGYTSGGEQQMVAMGRALMSRPEMILLDEPSMGLAPQLVEQIFEIVRAVNEGEGVTFLLAEQNTNVALRYAHTGYILESGRVVMEGTAQELRENPDVKEFYLGMSDKGRKSFRDVRSYRRRKRWLA from the coding sequence ATGTTCGACGACCGCCCCTCCCCCCGGACCGATACCCTGCTCGAGGTCAACAACATCGAGGTGATCTACAACCATGTCATCCTCGTCCTGAAGGGGGTGAGCCTGCAGGTCCCGAAGGGCGGCGTCACAGCCCTCCTCGGCGGCAACGGCGCGGGCAAGACCACCACGCTGAAAGCGATTTCCAACCTGCTCCGCTCCGAGCGGGGCGAGGTCACGAAGGGCGCGATCCTTTACCGCGGCGAGCGGGTGCAGGATCTCGACCCCGCGACGCTCGTCCGCCGCGGCGTGATCCAGGTGATGGAGGGCCGGCACTGTTTCGAGCATCTGACCGTGGAGGAGAATCTTCTCACCGGCGCCTATACCCGCAAGGACGGGCGCGCGGCGGTGATGGAGGATCTCGAGATGGTCTATACCTACTTCCCGCGCCTGCGCGAACGGCGGAAAAGTCAGGCGGGCTACACCTCGGGCGGCGAGCAGCAGATGGTCGCCATGGGCCGCGCCTTGATGAGCCGGCCCGAGATGATCCTGCTCGACGAACCCTCGATGGGCCTCGCGCCGCAGCTTGTCGAACAGATATTCGAAATCGTGCGCGCGGTGAACGAGGGCGAGGGCGTGACCTTCCTGCTGGCCGAGCAGAACACCAACGTGGCGCTGCGCTACGCCCACACCGGCTATATCCTCGAGAGCGGCCGGGTGGTGATGGAGGGCACGGCGCAGGAGCTGCGCGAGAACCCCGACGTCAAGGAATTCTACCTCGGCATGTCCGACAAGGGCCGCAAGTCGTTCCGCGACGTCCGCTCCTACCGGCGGCGCAAGCGGTGGCTGGCATGA
- the gatC gene encoding Asp-tRNA(Asn)/Glu-tRNA(Gln) amidotransferase subunit GatC: MSIDIETARRVAHLARIRVDEADLPALAGELSGILTFMEQLNEVDVEGIEPMTSVTPMRLKRRQDVVTDGDMQDKVLSNAPDAREGFFAVPKVVE; encoded by the coding sequence ATGTCGATCGACATCGAGACCGCGCGGCGGGTGGCGCATCTCGCGCGGATCCGCGTGGACGAGGCGGACCTGCCGGCCTTGGCCGGCGAGCTTTCGGGCATCCTCACCTTCATGGAGCAGCTGAACGAGGTGGATGTCGAGGGTATCGAGCCCATGACCTCGGTCACGCCCATGCGGCTGAAGCGGCGGCAGGACGTGGTGACCGACGGCGACATGCAGGACAAGGTGCTGTCGAACGCGCCCGACGCCCGCGAGGGCTTCTTCGCCGTGCCGAAGGTGGTGGAATGA
- a CDS encoding phenylacetate--CoA ligase family protein: MTHYDDLETRSADARAADLARSLPRLIAHAKTTPALGRSLAGVDPASITTIEALASLPVIRKADLVAAQKTHPPLGGFLPEGGAFEHIFQSPGPIYEIGRTTPDWWRMGRFLHACGVGPADIVQNCFGYHLTPAGMIFESGARAVGARVLPAGTGQTDLQVRAAADVGSTAYAGTPDYLKVILDRAEEMGERLGIVRAAVGGGALFPSLRKDYADRGILCLQCYATADLGNIAYESEAMEGMILDEGVLVEIVRPGTGDPVPEGEVGEVVVTTLNRDYPLVRFATGDLSALMPGQSPCGRTNRRIRGWMGRADQTTKIKGMFVRPEQVADLVARHSEVSRARVIATREGEMDAMTVQIESRATNPAVYEASVLAALKLRGRIEIVTPGTLPNDGKVIEDRRTYG, from the coding sequence ATGACCCATTACGACGATCTCGAGACCCGCTCCGCCGACGCGCGCGCGGCGGACCTTGCCCGGAGCCTGCCGCGGCTCATCGCCCATGCGAAGACGACGCCCGCACTGGGCCGGAGCCTCGCAGGCGTGGATCCCGCGTCCATCACCACGATCGAGGCGCTGGCCTCTCTGCCGGTGATCCGCAAGGCCGACCTCGTCGCCGCGCAGAAGACGCATCCCCCGCTCGGCGGCTTCCTCCCCGAGGGCGGCGCCTTCGAGCATATCTTCCAGTCGCCGGGGCCGATCTACGAGATCGGCCGCACGACGCCCGACTGGTGGCGGATGGGCCGCTTCCTCCATGCCTGCGGCGTGGGCCCGGCCGACATCGTGCAGAACTGCTTCGGCTACCACTTGACGCCTGCCGGCATGATCTTCGAATCCGGCGCCCGCGCCGTGGGCGCCCGCGTCCTGCCCGCGGGCACCGGCCAGACCGACCTGCAGGTCCGCGCCGCGGCGGATGTGGGCAGCACCGCCTATGCCGGCACGCCCGATTATCTCAAGGTGATCCTCGACCGCGCCGAGGAGATGGGCGAGCGGCTGGGCATCGTCCGCGCCGCGGTGGGCGGCGGCGCCCTCTTTCCCTCGCTGCGCAAGGACTATGCCGATCGCGGCATCCTCTGCCTGCAATGCTATGCCACGGCCGATCTCGGCAACATCGCCTACGAGAGCGAGGCGATGGAGGGGATGATCCTCGACGAAGGCGTGCTGGTCGAGATCGTGCGCCCCGGCACCGGCGATCCGGTGCCCGAAGGCGAGGTGGGCGAGGTGGTGGTCACCACGCTCAACCGCGACTATCCCCTCGTCCGCTTCGCCACGGGCGACCTCTCCGCCCTGATGCCGGGCCAGAGCCCCTGCGGCCGCACCAACCGGCGCATCCGCGGCTGGATGGGGCGCGCCGACCAGACCACCAAGATCAAGGGCATGTTCGTGCGCCCCGAACAGGTGGCCGATCTCGTCGCCCGCCACTCCGAGGTCAGCCGCGCCCGAGTCATCGCCACCCGCGAGGGCGAGATGGATGCGATGACGGTCCAGATCGAAAGCCGCGCCACCAATCCGGCCGTCTACGAGGCCTCGGTGCTGGCCGCGCTGAAGCTGCGTGGCCGGATCGAGATCGTGACGCCCGGCACCCTGCCCAACGACGGCAAGGTGATCGAGGACCGGCGCACCTACGGCTGA
- a CDS encoding ceramidase domain-containing protein, protein MEWFAAVDGYCERGGTGLWAEPLNAATNAAFLIAAALLWPRVRGLARGRALCLSLAAIGLGSGLFHTAANRLTGLLDVLPILVFILLYLHAAARDLLGMGRGAALLATAAFLPYAALTVPLFARLPGLGSSAGYAPVPVLILGVAAWLAPRAPPTARGLAGGGALLLLSLAFRTLDGPLCPAFPIGTHFLWHLLNALLLGWMIEVWRRHRLAAAGRPR, encoded by the coding sequence ATGGAGTGGTTCGCCGCGGTCGACGGCTATTGCGAGCGCGGAGGGACAGGGCTCTGGGCCGAGCCGCTGAATGCCGCGACGAACGCGGCCTTCCTGATCGCGGCCGCCCTGCTCTGGCCGCGGGTGCGGGGCTTGGCCCGCGGCCGGGCGCTCTGCCTCTCGCTTGCGGCCATCGGGCTCGGCTCGGGGCTCTTTCACACGGCGGCGAACCGGCTGACCGGGCTTCTCGACGTGCTGCCGATCCTCGTCTTCATCCTTCTCTATCTCCATGCCGCGGCGCGCGACCTGCTGGGGATGGGCCGCGGAGCGGCGCTGCTCGCCACGGCGGCCTTCCTGCCTTACGCCGCGCTCACCGTGCCGCTTTTCGCGCGCCTGCCCGGGCTCGGCTCCTCGGCAGGCTATGCGCCGGTGCCGGTCCTCATCCTGGGCGTGGCCGCCTGGCTTGCGCCGCGGGCGCCCCCCACGGCGCGGGGGCTTGCCGGGGGCGGGGCGCTTCTCCTTCTCTCGCTCGCCTTCCGCACGCTCGACGGGCCGCTCTGCCCGGCCTTTCCGATCGGCACGCATTTCCTGTGGCATCTCCTGAATGCGCTCCTCCTCGGCTGGATGATCGAGGTCTGGCGGCGGCACCGGCTTGCAGCCGCAGGGCGGCCTCGCTAA